TGTCGCTCTCGCCCTCTGTACTGTGGTTTTCTGTGTTCTCTGGTATCAGGAGGCGCGGCGCAAGCAGTCGCTTTGTTGGCCGAGTCTGCGTGAGTGTGGCATCGGCTTGTTCACGCTCTTTCTCGACACGCTTGGCATCGGTGCCTTCGCGACGACGACGGCGCTCTACCGTGTGTGGAACCTCGTTGCCGATGAAGATCTTCCCGGCACGCTGAACATCGGCATCACGCTACCTGCTGTGGCGCAGGGTTACATTTATATGTCGGTGGTCGATGTCGATCCGAAGACGTTGACGTTGATGATCATCGCCGCCGCCGCCGGTGCGTGGTTCGGCGCCGGCATCGTCTCGCGCTGGCCGCGGCGCAAGATCCAGATTGGCATGGGCACTACGTTGTTCGTAACGGCTGGCTTCCTGTTGGCAAGGCAGTTTGATCTGCTGCCACTTGGCGGGGAGCTGTTGGGTCTTGACGGGCCACGTCTGCTAATCGCCGTTGCTGCGAACCTGCTGTTGGGAGCGTTGATGACGCTTGGCATCGGCTTCTTCGCGCCGTGCATGATGGTCGTGTACATGCTGGGCATGAGCCCGCGCGCGGCGTTCCCTATCATGATGGGCTCCTGCGCTTTTCTCGGGACGGTCGGCAGCATTCGCTTTATTCGCCAGAACCGTTACAACTGGCGCGCGGCTATCGGCATGACGATTGGCGGGCTGCCTGGCGTGTTGCTGGCGGCGTACTTCGTTCGATCGTTGCCACTGTACGGGCTGCGCTGGCTTGTTTTCTGCGTGATGATCTATACCGGCTTCAATATGCTTCGCGCCGCCAGCAGGGAACATGCCCAGAGCCTCAGTAAGGAAGCGCAGCCGAGCGTTGCGGAGGCGTAGTCATTTTGCACTTTAGCCCGCGTACGGAATTCTGGAATCGATTCAGGAGAGGCCTTTGACTATGGAGACGATGAACGAGCTTAAGCCATTCCTGAGCGCGACGCGGGCGGCGATTCGTGAGTTGCCGCTGTATAACTCAGGCCTCTCCATCGATTACGTCCGCAAGCACTATGGCGTTGAGAAGATTGCCAAGCTGGGCAGCAATGAGAATCCCTATGGACCCAGCCCGAAAGTGATTGCGGCAGTTGCTAACGCTGCTCCGGAGATAGCGATGTATCCGGAGGCGTCGTGCGATTCGCTGCGGGTCGTGCTTGCCGAATATTTGCAGGTGGCTCCGGAGCAACTCATCTTCGGCAATGGCTCTGAGGATCTCATCTCAGTCGCGGTGCATACCTTTCTCTCGCCTGGCGATCGCGTCGTTACCTTCGCTCCGTCGTTTGGATTGCATGTGATCTGGCCGCAGGCTGTCGGCGCTGAGGTCTCGACTGTATCTATCGGCGTCGACTACAGGATGGACGTGGACCAAGTGATCGCGGCGCTCACGCCTGGCACTCGCATGCTGCTCTTCGGCAATCCATCGAACCCGGCTGGCACATCGATTACTGCTGAAGATTTGCGCAGCATCCTGCGTCATCTCACACCAGAGACGCTTGTGCTGTTCGATGAAGCTTATCTCGAATATGCGATGGCTGACCCGTCTTATCCGGACTTTCACGCGATCCTGGCCGAGTTCGATATTCCGTGGCTGATGCTTCGGACCTTCTCGAAGGCGTATGGACTTGCAGGACTTCGTATCGGATACGCGATCGCATCCGACCCTGTGATGATCCAGTTGATGGACCGTGTTCGCGCGCCCTTCAATGTGAATCGGCTTGCACAGATCGGTGCGATTGCGGCGCTTGGGGACCGCGCTTATGTCGACACGGTCGTGGAGCGCACCGTCGCCGAGCGCGAACGTATGCGTGCAGCGCTGGAACAGATGGGCTATCCATCGGCGCCCTCAAACGCGAATTTTCTTTTTCTCGATGCTCGCGACAATGCTGCCGAAGTAGCGCGGCGGCTGCTGCCTGGCGGAGTCATCGTAAAGCCGTGGATGGAGCCTGCGTTCAACACGCATGTCCGTGTAAGCGTTGGATCGATCGAGGCGAACGATCAGTTTCTTGCTGCATGGAAGGCGCTTGCGCACTGATCTCGATCGCAGCACCGGGTCAATATTTTAGGAAGTATGTGAGGACTTAGCCATGTCATCTACCGTCATCGACACGCCCGCCGAGCAGGCCACGACCAACCGCTTCGATCCTTCACGCAAGATCCGCGCGCCGCGTGGCTCCGAGATCACCTGCAAGAACTGGTTGAGCGAAGCGGCCTATCGCATGATTCAGAACAATCTGGATAGCGAAGTCGCCGAGGCCCCGGAGAGCCTGGTCGTCTACGGTGGCATCGGCCGCGCCGCTCGTAACTGGGAGTGCTTTGACGAGATCCTCAACTGCCTGCGGAATCTGGAGGCCAATGAGACGCTGCTAGTTCAATCGGGCAAGCCCGTCGGCGTCTTCGAGACGCATCCCAATGCGCCGCGCGTTTTGATCGCGAACTCGAACCTTGTGCCTGCGTGGGCGACGTGGGCGAAGTTTCACGAGCTCGATCGCAAGGGCCTGATGATGTATGGCCAGATGACAGCCGGAAGCTGGATCTATATCGGGTCCCAGGGCATCGTGCAGGGAACATATGAGACCTTCGCCGAAGCCGGGCGGCAGCACTATGGCGGCGATCTTCGCGGGCGCTGGATTCTTACCGCTGGCCTCGGAGGCATGGGCGGAGCTCAGCCTCTTGCCGCGACGTTTGCTCATGCCTGTTCGCTGAATATCGAGTGCCAGCAATCGCGCATCGACTTCCGTCTGCGCTCGCGCTATCTCGACAAGCAAGCCAGGGATCTTGACCACGCGCTTGAGCTGATCCAGTACCACTGTGAACGTAAGGAGGCCGTGTCTATTGGCCTTTTGGGCAACGCGGCAGAGGTGCTGCCGGAGCTCGTGCGTCGCGCACAGGCTGGTGGGCCACGGCCTGACCTTGTTACAGATCAGACCTCGGCGCACGATCTGATCAATGGATACCTGCCGGTGGGCTGGACTGTCGAGCAATGGAAAGAAGCTGCAAAGGACTCTTCGCAGCACGCGGCGCTTCGCGATGCAGCGGCGGAGGGATGCGCCGCCCATGTGAGCGCGATGCTCGCTTTCCACGAGATGGGCGTGCCTACTGTTGACTATGGCAATAACATCCGGCAGGTCGCGCTCG
This Granulicella aggregans DNA region includes the following protein-coding sequences:
- a CDS encoding sulfite exporter TauE/SafE family protein — protein: MTIKQMLFVALALCTVVFCVLWYQEARRKQSLCWPSLRECGIGLFTLFLDTLGIGAFATTTALYRVWNLVADEDLPGTLNIGITLPAVAQGYIYMSVVDVDPKTLTLMIIAAAAGAWFGAGIVSRWPRRKIQIGMGTTLFVTAGFLLARQFDLLPLGGELLGLDGPRLLIAVAANLLLGALMTLGIGFFAPCMMVVYMLGMSPRAAFPIMMGSCAFLGTVGSIRFIRQNRYNWRAAIGMTIGGLPGVLLAAYFVRSLPLYGLRWLVFCVMIYTGFNMLRAASREHAQSLSKEAQPSVAEA
- the hisC gene encoding histidinol-phosphate transaminase, whose product is MNELKPFLSATRAAIRELPLYNSGLSIDYVRKHYGVEKIAKLGSNENPYGPSPKVIAAVANAAPEIAMYPEASCDSLRVVLAEYLQVAPEQLIFGNGSEDLISVAVHTFLSPGDRVVTFAPSFGLHVIWPQAVGAEVSTVSIGVDYRMDVDQVIAALTPGTRMLLFGNPSNPAGTSITAEDLRSILRHLTPETLVLFDEAYLEYAMADPSYPDFHAILAEFDIPWLMLRTFSKAYGLAGLRIGYAIASDPVMIQLMDRVRAPFNVNRLAQIGAIAALGDRAYVDTVVERTVAERERMRAALEQMGYPSAPSNANFLFLDARDNAAEVARRLLPGGVIVKPWMEPAFNTHVRVSVGSIEANDQFLAAWKALAH
- the hutU gene encoding urocanate hydratase, encoding MSSTVIDTPAEQATTNRFDPSRKIRAPRGSEITCKNWLSEAAYRMIQNNLDSEVAEAPESLVVYGGIGRAARNWECFDEILNCLRNLEANETLLVQSGKPVGVFETHPNAPRVLIANSNLVPAWATWAKFHELDRKGLMMYGQMTAGSWIYIGSQGIVQGTYETFAEAGRQHYGGDLRGRWILTAGLGGMGGAQPLAATFAHACSLNIECQQSRIDFRLRSRYLDKQARDLDHALELIQYHCERKEAVSIGLLGNAAEVLPELVRRAQAGGPRPDLVTDQTSAHDLINGYLPVGWTVEQWKEAAKDSSQHAALRDAAAEGCAAHVSAMLAFHEMGVPTVDYGNNIRQVALEAGVKNAFDFPGFVPAYIRPLFCEGKGPFRWVALSGDPEDIYKTDAKIKEIFPEEDHVHRWLDMARERIAFQGLPSRICWLGLGQRHLAGLAFNEMVRNGELKAPIVIGRDHLDTGSVSSPNRETESMLDGSDAVSDWPLLNAMLNTAGGATWVSLHHGGGVGMGYSQHSGVVIVCDGTEEADARLKRVLFNDPATGVMRHADAGYALAQETARKAHLKLPLLPNRSVE